A stretch of DNA from Aliarcobacter thereius LMG 24486:
TTTTTACTTTTCTATCTTCATCAAGTGGTAATAGCATTTTTTCTTCATACATTTTTAAAGTTCTTGTTTTGCTATCTAAAAGTTCTGCTATTGAGCTAAGTGGTAAAATATTTTTTTGATTATCTAAAAGTGCCATATTTGTTAAGTAGAAGTGTGGAAATTAACCACACTTATAATATTCTTGAAATAGTTCTTCAACTTTTTCAAGTACAAGCTCTTCATGCCAATTATGTCTTTTGGCAAAAGTTTTAATCTCATAATCTTTCTCTTCTTCTGTACAGAAAAAATATAATTTCTTTACAAATGGCTTTGGAACCGATATTGCAATTTTTTGAAAGAAATTCTCTTTGCAAATAGGTGAGCAAAAAACCTTTGAGATTGGTATTTTTTTAGAGCAGTGCTGACAACTATTCGTCATTAATAACTCCTTATACTAGTTTTGATTTTGTGCATTATAACGAGCAATTATTAAATGCAACTTAGTTGTATAAGAAGTTTTAATCTTTTTTTAAACTTTTCTAGAATTTTTCTCTTCTATTCCTGAAATATTAAATCTTCTTTTTAGCTCTTGTTTTACTCTGTCAGGATCTATATTTAAACTAGCAAGTGCTACTAAAACATGGTAAACAATATCGGCAGCTTCGTAGATTGATTCATTTTCATTTTTATCTTTTATCGCAAAACAAAACTCTCCAGATTCTTCAACTATTTTCTTAAGCATAGAGTTAGTGTCTCCCTTTAAAAGCTTTGCTGTATAAGACTTAGTGCTATCTTCATTTTTCCTATTTTGGATAGTATGGTAAAGAGAATCAATAACTCCATAATTTGTATCAACTTTTATTTCAGAAATAACTTTATCTGTTTTAATATTTTGGAAAAAGCAAGATTCTCTTCCTGTATGACAAGCAACACCTTTTTGATTAACTTTAAATAATAAAGTATCATTATCACAATCTAAAAAAATATCTACAATCTCTTGAGTATGATTTGAGCTTTCACCTTTTTTCCAAATTCTTTGTTTACTTCTACTAAAATAGTGTGCAAAACCAGTTTCCAAACTTAATTTTAAAGCATCTTTGTTTGTGTATGCAAGCATTAAAACTTCATTTGATTTATTGTCTTGAGTTATAACAGGGATTAAATTATTCATCTTTTCCCAGTCGATTCTTTCTAAAATTTCCATTAGTTTATACCTTTAAATTCTGTTTGTACATCAAATTTAAACTTATCAATAGTTTGTTCTTCTTTATTTACATCAACATCAACACTTAAATCAAAAGCACTTTTCTTTTCTTCTCTTTTTTTTACTGGTTTTGATGGAAAGTCTTTTTCATATCTTTGAGCATCAGAGTAGTCAATATGAGGAGTTAGATCAATAATTGTATTTTCTGTACAAAGAGAAAAAGAGGCTAGTGTTAAAAAACATATAAGCACTCTTTTCATTTATTCCTCTTTTATTATTTATTATTTAAAACAGTATCTCTATTTTTATCTTTTGTATCTACCCAAATATTTGGTGTAGAACCACCAGGAGTTAAGAATATTTTTGCATCTTTATTTTCTCTTAGAGCATCGTTAAATCTTCCTTGAACTTCAATTTGTTGCATTTGAAGTAAATGAGGAGTTAAGCTTTGAGAAATTAATTTATTTGCTTTAGCTTGAGCTTGAGCTTCAATAGTTACAGCATCAGCTTTACCTTGAGCTTCAATTCTTTTTGCTTCAGCTTCTCCACTTGCAAGTGCTGCTCTTTTTTCAGCTTCTTGTTTTGCTCTTAAAACTTCATATCTTACTCTTTCAGATTCTTGATTTGCAATTTGAACTTTCTCAATTTGCTCTTTAATCTTTTCTGGTAAAACAATCTCTTTTAATTGAACAGACTCAACAATAACTGCATTTTTTGATCTTTCTGTTACTTTTTCTTTGATTAGTCTATCAAGACTTTCAGCTACATCATTTCTTTTCATTGGTAAAACTTCTGCATTATATCCACCAAGAACACTTCTTGAAACTTCTCCAACAACTTGATTTACAATCTTATCTTCCCAAGAAGGTCCCCAAGTTGCTATTGTTTCAGGTACACCATTTGCAATAATATTATACTGAACAGTTAATTCAATAGAAATTGGTAATCCTCTTGAATCTAGAACATTTATTGCTGGATTATTTTTAATACTTTGATCAAAAGAACCTATGTTTTGTGTACTCATATATGTAAGTAATCTTACTTTTGTATCAACTACAATTACTTTTTGAATAACTGGAATATAGAAATGGAAACCTGGATTTAAAGGCTCTTTATCGTATTTACCAGTTGTTGCTTTAATACCAACTTGTCCAGATTCAATAATAACAAATGGTTTAAATAAGAATAAAGCACCAATTATGATAATTACAAGATATAGTAATCCTGCTTTTTTTCCTAAATTCTTAAAAAACTCAGGAGTTTCAAATGGTGGTTGAAAGTTTCCTCCATTTGAATTTTTATTGTTATTATTCCCTTGCTGTCGGTTTTTAAAATAGTCGTTATCTATTGGCATATCTTTCCTTAATAAATTTTTTAATTATACTAATAAAAATTAGTTAATATATGTTAAATACTTTATGTATTTTGGGTTTTTACCACATACAGCATCAAAATATGCATTTTGAATCTTTTCTGTAATAGGACCTCTACTTCCAGACCCAATAACTCTTGCATCAACTTCTCTAATCGGAGTAATTTCAGCAGCTGTTCCTGTGAAAAATGCTTCATCTGCTACATAGATCTCTTCTCTAGTTATTCTTCTTCTAATAACTTCAATTCCCATATCAAGTGCTAAATCAATAGCAGTTGCTTGAGTAATTGATTCTAAAGAGTTATCATTTGGTGGAGAGATTAACTTTCCATTTTTAACAATGAAAAAACAAGCACCACTTGCTTCAGCGATATATCCTTGGTCATCTCTTAATAAAGCTTCATCATATCCAGCTTCAACAGCTTCAAACTTTGCCATTTGAGAATTCATATAGTTTGCAACAGATTTTGCTTTTCCCATTCCTGAAGTATTTGGAGTTCTTGTAAATGAAGAAATTTTAACTCTTACACCTTTTTTTAAACCTTCCTCTCCAAGATATGCTCCCCATTCCCAAGCAGAAATTGATACTTTTACAGGAGCATCTTTATGATAAAGACCCATCACACCATAACCTAAATAAACAAGTGGTCTTATATATGCACCGTTTGTAAGTTCATTTTTTTGTAATAATTCTACTTGTGCTTTGTTTAATTCTTCAAGAGAAAATGGAACATCCATTAAAGTCATTTTTGAAGAGTTTAAAAGCCTTTGTGTGTGCTCGTTTAATTTAAATATTGCACATCTTCCATCAACAGTTTTATAAGCTTTTGTTCCTTCAATAGCTCCATTTCCATAATGTAAAGTATGAGATAGTACATGTACTTTTGCTTCATGCCAAGGAGTAAATTCTCCATCCATCCATATATATTTAGCTTCGTTCATTTTCTTTTCCTAAAGATTTGAATTTTTTAAGTCTATAATCTTAGCTAAAAGCAAATTAAACTAAGTTCTAAGAAGAAACAATGTAATATTAATTTTTAAAAAACATATGGGAAAATGATGATAAAAAATTGTATTTTTATTCTTTTTGTACTTTTCTTTTCAGCTTGTTCATTAAAATTTGATGGTTCTTTTTGGAAAAGTCCAAATGATGATATGAAAAATGAAATTAATCATATTATTAAACTTATGAAAGAGAATGATTTAGAGAACTTAAATAAGAGATATCTAAATAAAGATTTTGGATTTTATCAAGTAAGATATAATAAAGAAAAAAGTCTTATTATAGAAAAAAGTGATTTCTTAGATGAGATTGATAGATTTGTAAAACCTTTTGATATACAAAGTAAAGAGGTACAATTTAATTGTAGTTATGATTTAGATTTAAATTATGGCTGGAATGAAGAGGGAGTTTTTGTACTAAGAAAAGATATTAAATATCTAAAAAACTATGAAGTAAATAAAAAAGAAGAACAAAAGTTCATAAAACATATTATAAATAACTCTTATGAAGTTGTTACTCTTTCACAAATGATTTTTTATATCACAAAATATGAAGATAAAATATATATAGTTTTAATAGACAATGCAAGAACAGATTGTAGAAAGTAGATTTTAAGATAGATAAAAAGAGAAAAGATGTTAAAAAAAATTGAAGAGTTAATAAAAAAACAAGTCTTAATTATTGATGGAGCAATGGGAACACAGCTTCAAGCAAGAGAGATAAAAAATGAATATTGGCAATTTGAAGGCAATGATTTAGAAGGCTGTAATGAACTACTAAATCTAACAGCTCCACATATTTTGGAAGAGATTTATGAAAATTATGCAAAAGCAGGTGCAAATTTTATATCTACAAACACTTTTGGAAGTATGCCTTGGGTTTTAGATGAGTATGAAATTGGTCATATGTCTTATGAATTATCAAAATTAGCAGCTATTCAAGCAAAAAAAGCTATTTCAAAATATGATACAAAAGAGAGTCCAAAATTTGTATTAGCTTCTGTTGGACCAGGTACAAAACTTCCATCACTTGGACATATTACTTATGATTATATGTATGATGGTTATAAAATAATGGCTCAAGGTTTAGCTGATGGTGGAACAGATGTTTTTTTACTTGAAACTTGTCAAGATCCACTTCAAATAAAAGCAGCTTTACATGCATTAAATGATGTTGCACCACAAATTCCTATTATGGTTTCAGTAACTATTGAATTAAATGGAACAATGCTAATAGGAACAGATGCACAAGCAATAGCTGCTATCTTAAAACCTTTTAATATTTTATCTTTAGGATTTAACTGTGGAACAGGACCTGTTCAAGTTGAGAAGCATATAAAAGCACTTAGTGAAGTTTCAAGATTTCCTATTTCAGTTCATGCAAATGCAGGGCTTCCACAAAATAGAGGTGGAAAAAGTTTTTATCCAATGGGACCTGAAGAGTTTACAAGTTTACAAAAAAGTTTTTTAGAGATAAATGGAGTTGCATTTTTAGGTGGATGTTGTGGAACAACACCTGAGCATATAAAGCAATTAAGTGAAGCTGTAAATGATATTGTTCCAAAATCTCCTAATGGATTTTTAAAAGCATCATTGGCATCTTTATTTAATATTGTTCCATTAAAACAAGAACCAGCACCACTTTTAATTGGTGAAAGAAGTAATGCAACAGGAAGTAAAGCTTTTAGAGAACTTTTAAAGGCAAACGATTATGAAGGAACCTTAAGTGTTGCACAGCAACAAGTACGAGCTGGAGCTCATGTTATTGATGTGAGTGTTGGATTTGCTGGGCGTGATGAAAGAGAAGATATGGATAAAGTTGTTGCTTTATATTCTCAAAAAATTTCACTTCCACTGATGCCTGATTCAACTCAAATAAAAGCTCTAGAATCTGCTTTAAAACAAATTGGTGGAAGATGTATTATAAACTCAGTAAATCTTGAAGATGGTGAAGAGAAGTTTGATGAGGTTTGTAAACTAGCAAAGAAATTTGGTGCAGCTCTTGTATGTTTGGTTATTGATGAAATTGGAATGGCAAAATCAAAAGAGAGAAAACTTGAAGTTGCAGAGAGAATTTTTGATTTATGTGTAAATAGACATGGTTTTGATCCTGCTGATTTAGTATTTGATATGCTTACATTTACTATTGGTAGTGGAGATGAAGAGTACAGAACAGCTGGAATAGAAACAATGGAAGCAATAAGAGAGTTTCAAATAAGACATCCAGAAGCTGGAACAACACTTGGATTATCAAATATATCTTTTGGACTTGCTCAAAATGCAAGAATTTATCTAAACTCTATCTATCTTGATCATT
This window harbors:
- a CDS encoding branched-chain amino acid transaminase — protein: MNEAKYIWMDGEFTPWHEAKVHVLSHTLHYGNGAIEGTKAYKTVDGRCAIFKLNEHTQRLLNSSKMTLMDVPFSLEELNKAQVELLQKNELTNGAYIRPLVYLGYGVMGLYHKDAPVKVSISAWEWGAYLGEEGLKKGVRVKISSFTRTPNTSGMGKAKSVANYMNSQMAKFEAVEAGYDEALLRDDQGYIAEASGACFFIVKNGKLISPPNDNSLESITQATAIDLALDMGIEVIRRRITREEIYVADEAFFTGTAAEITPIREVDARVIGSGSRGPITEKIQNAYFDAVCGKNPKYIKYLTYIN
- the hisIE gene encoding bifunctional phosphoribosyl-AMP cyclohydrolase/phosphoribosyl-ATP diphosphatase HisIE — its product is MEILERIDWEKMNNLIPVITQDNKSNEVLMLAYTNKDALKLSLETGFAHYFSRSKQRIWKKGESSNHTQEIVDIFLDCDNDTLLFKVNQKGVACHTGRESCFFQNIKTDKVISEIKVDTNYGVIDSLYHTIQNRKNEDSTKSYTAKLLKGDTNSMLKKIVEESGEFCFAIKDKNENESIYEAADIVYHVLVALASLNIDPDRVKQELKRRFNISGIEEKNSRKV
- a CDS encoding SPFH domain-containing protein; the encoded protein is MPIDNDYFKNRQQGNNNNKNSNGGNFQPPFETPEFFKNLGKKAGLLYLVIIIIGALFLFKPFVIIESGQVGIKATTGKYDKEPLNPGFHFYIPVIQKVIVVDTKVRLLTYMSTQNIGSFDQSIKNNPAINVLDSRGLPISIELTVQYNIIANGVPETIATWGPSWEDKIVNQVVGEVSRSVLGGYNAEVLPMKRNDVAESLDRLIKEKVTERSKNAVIVESVQLKEIVLPEKIKEQIEKVQIANQESERVRYEVLRAKQEAEKRAALASGEAEAKRIEAQGKADAVTIEAQAQAKANKLISQSLTPHLLQMQQIEVQGRFNDALRENKDAKIFLTPGGSTPNIWVDTKDKNRDTVLNNK